TCCATCAGAGCAGTTTGGGATCGCTCTTTCTGATCGTGCCGCACCGGCTGCATCCGCTCTGGTATTCCCCGTTATTGCCGGTGTTCTTCTTCGTCTCGGCTCTGGCGCTGGGGTGCGCGATGACGATCTTTGAATCGTTCCTCAGTTTTCGCGCGTTTCGCAAACGACTGGAGTTGCATCTGCTGACGGATCTGGGAAAGGTGATCGTGGGAGTGCTCGCTCTCTATCTCACGTTGAAGTTGCAGGACCTGGCCGGACGGGGGGCCTTGCGGCTCGCCTTTGAACCGACCTACGAGGGTCGGCTGTTTCTCGCCGAGATGGTCCTGGGCACGATCGCGCCGATGGTGTTGCTCTTGATTCCCCGCGTGCGCACCGACGATTTCGGCTTGTTTGTGTCGGCAGTGATGGTCGTGCTGGGGTTCATCATGAATCGGCTCAACGTGAGCATCACCGGCATGGAGGCCTCTTCGGGCGTCGCCTATTTCCCGAGCTGGACGGAAATTTCGGTGACCATGATGATCGTCGCGCTGGGGTTCGTGCTGTTCGGTCTGGCGGTGAAGTACCTGCGGGTCTTCCCGCCGGAGGAAGTTGCCCGTCCGGCGGCTGTGGAATTACCGGCGCCGGCGGTGCTCCGTCGCTTGCGGCAGGGCAGCACGGCCGTCGTCGCCACGGTGGGAGGCGTCTTCCTCGTTCTCGTTCTCGCTCTGGGGTACAGCGGACTGCGACTGCGGCCCACGCGGGCGTGGGCTGCCCCACCGGCAGCCGAGGGTGATCTTCAGCGCGGGCTGGAACATTTCACTGTTCCTCCGGACATCGTCTATCAGCGATCCGAAGCGAGTCCCGGCACGGTGACGTTCAGTCATGCTTCTCATATTGATTGGAATCGCCCTCGCTGCACGGTGTGTCACCATCAGCCCTATTCTCTCGTGACGTCCGTTTCGGATCGTTCGTCACCCCGCAAGCCTCCAGGCGATATGCACGCCGAGGCCTTCTGCGGGCGATGTCATAACGGGAAGCAGGCGTTCAACGTCAAGGAAGATTGCGCCACCTGCCATAAGGGACCATGACGACCATCGGCAGACCATCCATTCGGCGCTGGACGTCGGTGCTCGGCTTGAAGCTGACCGTGTGCCTGATGGCGAGCATGGTGGTGGTGTTCGCCGGGTTCGGTTCCTGGGCGATTCGGTTTCATCGGCGAACGCTCGAAGAGATGGTACTCACGAGCGCCGATCGGACAAGCGACATCATCAAACGCAGCACCCGCTACAGCATGATGAGAAATCACCGGGATGAGGTCTACCAGATCATCAAGACGATCGGGACCGAGCCCGGCATGCACAAGATCCGCATCTTCAACGAGGAGGGGAAGATCAGCTTCTCCACCGATGAGCGCGAGGTCAACACGCTCGTGGACAAGCGGGCCGAAGCCTGCTACGGCTGTCACAGTCAGGAGCAACCACTCGGACGGCTGAATCGGCCCGACCGCGTGCGCATCTACACGGGAACGACGGGAGAGCGCATCCTGGGGATCATCAATCCCATTGAGAACGAACCGAGCTGTTACACCGCGTCCTGCCATGCTCATCCGCCCGACAAGCAGATTCTCGGTGTGCTCGATGTGACCATGTCGCTGGCCCGCGTGGATGAGGTCATCATTCAGGGGCAGCGGCGGATGATGACCGGTCTTGTGCTGGCGATCGTGCTCGTTTCGCTGGTCATCGGCGGAGTCATCTGGATGATGGTTCACCGCCCCATCGAGCAGCTCATGGCGGGGATCGAGCGCGTGGCCGCCGGAGACCTGTCCTCCAAAATCACCATTTCCCGTCGGGATGAAATGGGCGTCCTGGCCGCTTCGTTCAACGACATGACCGAGAAGCTGAAGAGGGCCTACGATGAGATCACCGAGTGGGCGCACGTGCTGGAGAGTCGGGTGGAGGAGAAGACACGAGAGCTGCAACGGGCGCACGACCAGATGCTGCAGGTCGAGCGGATGGCCTCGATGGGCAAGCTGGCCGCCATCATCGCTCATGAGATCAACAATCCCCTGGCGGGCATCTTCACCTATGCCAAGCTGCTGCTCAAGAAGATGGATCGGGCCGCGCCGGAGAACGCCCGCCAGTATCTGGAGATGATCGCCCAGGAATCGGCCCGCTGCGGCGAGCTGGTGAAAAATCTGTTGCAGTTCGCCCGCTCGACCCGGGTTAAGCCTCAGCCGAACTCTCTCAATGCCCTCATCGAGCAATCGCTGCGGCTCGTGCAGCATAAGATTGATCTCATGGGCGTGCGGACGCGCTTGGACCTCGATCCGCAGATCGGACCGATCATCTGCGATGCCCAGCAGATCAAGCAGGCGCTCGTCGCCCTGCTCATCAATGCCTGCGAGGCCATGCGGCCCGGCGAAGGACTGCTGGAGATCGAGTCGCATCGGGTGGAGGATCCGCCGGGCGCGGAAATTCTCATCCGCGACAACGGCATCGGAATGGATGAGGAGACGCAGCGTCGCATCTTCGAGCCGTTCTTCACCACCAAGGAGACGGGGAGCCTGGGACTGGGATTGTCCGTCGTGCTCACCATCATCACCCGTCACGGAGGAGAGATTCGCGTCCAATCCGCTCCGGGGCAGGGAACGACGTTCACTCTTCGTCTCCCCGAACGCCCTCCGCATCCGACCGAGACGGATGATGAGGTGGGTCGCCCCGACTCGCCTTTTTTCCTCCTCTCCGAGGGAGGGACGCTGTCCTCATCTCTCCGCAGCCGCAGCGAAGACTCTCAGAACTCTGAGGTGAAGCGATGAACCAGAAGAAAAACGCCGTTCGCATCCTCATCGTGGATGACGAAGCGATTGTGCGGGAATCGCTGGGGAACTGGTTCCGCGAGGAAGGATACGAGGTCGCCGTCGCTGCCTCCGGCAAAGAGGCGCTGGAGAAGCTGGCCACCGAGTCCTGGGACATCTACCTCATTGACATCAAAATGCCGGGGATGGATGGATTGGAACTCCAGCGGAAGATCACCGAGATCAATCCCCAGGCCACCATCATTATTATGACGGCCTACGCCTCGGTGGACACAGCCGTCAGCGCCATGAAACAGGGAGCCTACGATTACATCGTCAAACCGTTTGATCCCGATGAGCTGGAGCACCTCATCCGCAACGCGGTGGAGCGGAAAAATCTCCTCAGCGAAAATATCCGTCTGCGACAGAAAATAGACGAAATGGCTCGCTTCCACGAGATCATCGGTCAGAGCCCCGCGATCCGGCGCGTCCTGGAGCAGGTGAGTCTGGTCGCTCCCTCGGATACGACCGTTCTCATTCGCGGCGAGAGCGGTACGGGCAAGGAGCTGATCGCCCGGGCCATCCATGCCAACAGTCCCCGGCGCTACATGCCCATCATCATCGTCAACTGCGGGGCTCTGTCGGAAGGAGTCATCGAGAGCGAACTCTTCGGTCACGAGAAGGGAGCCTTCACCGGCGCCCTCTACCGCCGCAAGGGAAAATTCGAACTGGCCGACGGGGGAACGCTCTTCCTCGACGAAATCGGTGACATCAGCCTCAAGACGCAGGTTGACCTGC
The Blastocatellia bacterium DNA segment above includes these coding regions:
- the hybB gene encoding Ni/Fe-hydrogenase cytochrome b subunit encodes the protein MKIIVRPRITFWRVVAGVIFLSGLYSTYVRFSGGLGASTALSDRFPWGLWVGFDVLCGVALAAGGFTMSAVVYIFHIERFKPIIRPTILTAFLGYLLVIVALLFDLGKPYNIWHPLVMWNPHSVMFEVAWCVMLYTTVLALEFSPLLWERLRWEKPLKVMHALTVPLVILGVILSFLHQSSLGSLFLIVPHRLHPLWYSPLLPVFFFVSALALGCAMTIFESFLSFRAFRKRLELHLLTDLGKVIVGVLALYLTLKLQDLAGRGALRLAFEPTYEGRLFLAEMVLGTIAPMVLLLIPRVRTDDFGLFVSAVMVVLGFIMNRLNVSITGMEASSGVAYFPSWTEISVTMMIVALGFVLFGLAVKYLRVFPPEEVARPAAVELPAPAVLRRLRQGSTAVVATVGGVFLVLVLALGYSGLRLRPTRAWAAPPAAEGDLQRGLEHFTVPPDIVYQRSEASPGTVTFSHASHIDWNRPRCTVCHHQPYSLVTSVSDRSSPRKPPGDMHAEAFCGRCHNGKQAFNVKEDCATCHKGP
- a CDS encoding ATP-binding protein; this translates as MTTIGRPSIRRWTSVLGLKLTVCLMASMVVVFAGFGSWAIRFHRRTLEEMVLTSADRTSDIIKRSTRYSMMRNHRDEVYQIIKTIGTEPGMHKIRIFNEEGKISFSTDEREVNTLVDKRAEACYGCHSQEQPLGRLNRPDRVRIYTGTTGERILGIINPIENEPSCYTASCHAHPPDKQILGVLDVTMSLARVDEVIIQGQRRMMTGLVLAIVLVSLVIGGVIWMMVHRPIEQLMAGIERVAAGDLSSKITISRRDEMGVLAASFNDMTEKLKRAYDEITEWAHVLESRVEEKTRELQRAHDQMLQVERMASMGKLAAIIAHEINNPLAGIFTYAKLLLKKMDRAAPENARQYLEMIAQESARCGELVKNLLQFARSTRVKPQPNSLNALIEQSLRLVQHKIDLMGVRTRLDLDPQIGPIICDAQQIKQALVALLINACEAMRPGEGLLEIESHRVEDPPGAEILIRDNGIGMDEETQRRIFEPFFTTKETGSLGLGLSVVLTIITRHGGEIRVQSAPGQGTTFTLRLPERPPHPTETDDEVGRPDSPFFLLSEGGTLSSSLRSRSEDSQNSEVKR
- a CDS encoding sigma-54 dependent transcriptional regulator; the encoded protein is MNQKKNAVRILIVDDEAIVRESLGNWFREEGYEVAVAASGKEALEKLATESWDIYLIDIKMPGMDGLELQRKITEINPQATIIIMTAYASVDTAVSAMKQGAYDYIVKPFDPDELEHLIRNAVERKNLLSENIRLRQKIDEMARFHEIIGQSPAIRRVLEQVSLVAPSDTTVLIRGESGTGKELIARAIHANSPRRYMPIIIVNCGALSEGVIESELFGHEKGAFTGALYRRKGKFELADGGTLFLDEIGDISLKTQVDLLRVLEEKKIFRVGGNTPIPVDFRLIAATNKDLEAMVADRTFREDLYYRINVFSIAIPPLRERREDIPLLVEHFIERFARSMNKPVSGISRDALNLLMSYDWPGNVRELQNAIERAVLVCRGREIQPSDLPLHINDTRELPLGKSLADVERQHIQRILRETEWNISQAARVLGIDRVTLYNKIRKYGLARDGTT